In a genomic window of Sorghum bicolor mitochondrion, complete genome:
- the atp1-1 gene encoding ATPase subunit 1 codes for MEFSPRAAELTTLLESRMTNFYTNFQVDEIGRVVSVGDGIARVYGLNEIQAGEMVEFASGVKGIALNLENENVGIVVFGSDTAIKEGDLVKRTGSIVDVPAGKAMLGRVVDALGVPIDGKGALSDHERRRVEVKAPGIIERKSVHEPMQTGLKAVDSLVPIGRGQRELIIGDRQTGKTAIAIDTILNQKQMNSRGTNESETLYCVYVAIGQKRSTVAQLVQILSEANALEYSILVAATASDPAPLQFLAPYSGCAMGEYFRDNGMHALIIYDDLSKQAVAYRQMSLLLRRPPGREAFPGDVFYLHSRLLERAAKRSDQTGAGSLTALPVIETQAGDVSAYIPTNVISITDGQICLETELFYRGIRPAINVGLSVSRVGSAAQLKAMKQVCGSSKLELAQYREVAAFAQFGSDLDAATQALLNRGARLTEVPKQPQYEPLPIEKQIVVIYAAVNGFCDRMPLDRISQYEKNILSTINPELLKSFLEKGGLTNERKMEPDASLKESALNLGEAKI; via the coding sequence ATGGAATTCTCACCAAGAGCTGCGGAACTCACGACTCTATTAGAAAGTAGAATGACTAACTTTTACACGAATTTTCAAGTGGATGAGATCGGTCGAGTGGTCTCAGTTGGAGATGGGATTGCACGAGTTTACGGATTGAACGAGATTCAAGCAGGAGAAATGGTGGAATTTGCCAGCGGTGTGAAAGGAATAGCCTTGAATCTTGAGAATGAGAATGTAGGTATTGTTGTCTTTGGTAGTGATACCGCTATTAAAGAAGGAGATCTTGTCAAGCGCACTGGATCTATTGTGGATGTTCCTGCGGGAAAGGCCATGTTAGGCCGTGTGGTCGACGCCTTGGGAGTACCTATTGATGGAAAAGGGGCTCTAAGCGATCACGAACGAAGACGTGTCGAAGTGAAAGCCCCAGGGATTATTGAACGTAAATCTGTCCACGAACCTATGCAAACAGGCTTAAAAGCAGTGGATAGCCTGGTTCCTATAGGCCGTGGTCAACGAGAACTTATAATCGGGGACAGACAAACTGGAAAAACAGCAATAGCTATCGATACTATATTAAACCAAAAGCAAATGAACTCAAGGGGCACAAATGAGAGTGAGACATTGTATTGTGTCTATGTTGCGATTGGACAAAAACGCTCGACTGTGGCACAATTAGTTCAAATTCTTTCAGAAGCGAATGCTTTGGAATATTCCATTCTTGTAGCAGCCACCGCTTCGGATCCAGCTCCTCTGCAATTTCTGGCCCCATATTCTGGGTGTGCCATGGGGGAATATTTCCGCGATAATGGAATGCATGCATTAATTATATATGATGATCTAAGTAAACAGGCGGTGGCATATCGACAAATGTCATTATTGTTACGCCGACCACCAGGCCGTGAGGCTTTCCCCGGGGATGTTTTCTATTTACATTCCCGTCTCTTAGAAAGAGCCGCTAAACGATCGGACCAGACAGGTGCAGGTAGCTTGACTGCGTTACCCGTGATTGAAACACAAGCTGGAGACGTATCGGCCTATATCCCCACCAATGTGATCTCCATTACAGATGGACAAATCTGTTTGGAAACAGAGCTCTTTTATCGCGGAATTAGACCAGCTATTAACGTTGGCTTATCCGTCAGTCGCGTCGGGTCTGCCGCTCAGTTGAAAGCTATGAAACAAGTCTGCGGTAGTTCAAAACTTGAATTGGCACAATATCGCGAAGTGGCCGCCTTCGCTCAATTTGGGTCAGACCTTGATGCTGCGACTCAGGCATTACTCAATAGAGGTGCAAGGCTTACAGAAGTGCCCAAACAACCACAATATGAGCCACTTCCAATTGAAAAACAAATTGTTGTTATTTATGCTGCTGTCAACGGCTTCTGTGATCGAATGCCACTAGACAGAATTTCTCAATATGAAAAAAACATTCTAAGTACTATTAATCCTGAATTACTCAAATCCTTCTTAGAAAAAGGTGGCTTAACTAACGAAAGAAAGATGGAACCAGATGCTTCTTTAAAAGAAAGCGCTTTAAATTTAGGAGAAGCAAAAATATGA